From a region of the Arachis ipaensis cultivar K30076 chromosome B09, Araip1.1, whole genome shotgun sequence genome:
- the LOC110266872 gene encoding uncharacterized protein LOC110266872, whose translation MAPNPRVTNAYNAMRTLGISDDEVRPVLKRLLKVYGNSWELIEEDNYQTLVHAYFESMEYQQGEGKGKAPISNHDGERARLKLQMISVEDNEILSKTSKKEIIRPSQASKEDIKLTNSSQPLQTRLSEVEIISSLSCMDARDSRKLCHENAASAGHCGDYFDGSSRSHIQKIHMSSDRYEKELIILKAKKPKLHLGPVSSHLKGNFHARVYN comes from the exons ATGGCACCTAATCCTAGAGTTACCAATGCCTATAATGCTATGAGGACCTTAGGCATTTCTGATGATGAGGTGAGGCCTGTCTTGAAAAGGTTGCTCAAAGTGTATGGTAATAGCTGGGAGCTTATTGAAGAAGACAATTATCAAACACTTGTACATGCATACTTTGAGTCAATGGAATATCAG CAAGGGGAAGGTAAGGGAAAAGCTCCAATCAGTAATCATGATGGAGAAAGAGCAAGACTGAAACTACAGATGATATCTGTAGAGGACAATGAAATACTTTCAAAGACATCCAAAAAGGAAATCATTAGGCCATCTCAGGCATCTAAAGAAGATATAAAACTGACAAATAGTTCTCAACCATTGCAGACAAGGTTGAGTGAGGTAGAAATTATCTCAAGTTTATCTTGCATGGATGCTAGAGATAGTAGAAAATTGTGCCATGAGAATGCAGCATCTGCAGGGCACTGTGGAGATTATTTTGATGGATCTAGCCGTTCCCACATCCAGAAGATACATATGTCAAGTGATCGTTATGAGAAAGAACTTATAATACTAAAAGCTAAGAAACCGAAATTACATCTTGGACCTGTTTCATCACATCTTAAAGGTAATTTTCATGCCAGAGTATATAATTGA
- the LOC107615621 gene encoding histone-lysine N-methyltransferase SUVR4-like — MVQQVVVHPEYNSAGPCDDSNINTRFKSISSLYQNGPNPNHANLTNMVQRAVIHPEHNSRGPCDDSNVNCRFKSISALYQYGPNLNHANLTKMAQQAIVHAENSYVQFLSDITKGSEKVVISLLDDTGSEELPKFNYIPNNIIYQNANVNISLARVADEGCCSDCLGNCLSLTFPCACSQETGGEFAYTREGLLKEKFLEACIAMKIKPQPYHFVYCQECPIYKGSEHMPEECKGHLVRKFIKECWRKCGCDMQCGNRVVQRGLRCKLQVFLTQEGKGWGIRTLEDLPKGCFVCEYVGEILTNAELYERVLHKSSKDRHTYPVTLDADWGSERVLKDDEALCLDATYNGNIARFINHRCFDANLIDIPVEVEIPDRHYYHIALFTNRKVKAYKELTWDYGIDFDDQEHPIKAFQCCCGSTFCRDKKKKGTGMKAKKQR, encoded by the exons ATGGTACAACAAGTTGTTGTCCATCCTGAATATAATTCTGCAGGCCCATGCGATGATTCAAACATAAATACTCGTTTCAAATCTATATCATCTCTTTATCAAAATGGGCCAAATCCCAATCATGCGAATTTGACTAACATGGTACAACGAGCTGTTATTCATCCTGAACATAATTCTAGAGGCCCATGCGATGATTCAAATGTAAATTGTCGTTTCAAATCTATATCAGCTCTTTATCAATATGGGCCAAATCTCAACCATGCCAATTTAACAAAAATGGCACAACAAGCTATTGTTCATGCTGAAAATAGTTATGTTCAATTTTTGAGTGACATAACAAAAGGTTCTGAAAAGGTTGTAATTTCATTATTAGATGACACTGGAAGTGAGGAGTTGCCTAAGTTTAATTACATACCAAATAATATAATCTATCAAAATGCTAATGTGAACATTTCACTTGCTCGGGTTGCGGATGAGGGTTGTTGTTCTGATTGTTTAGGCAACTGTCTTTCTTTGACATTTCCTTGTGCATGTTCTCAAGAAACTGGTGGGGAGTTTGCTTATACTCGAGAAGGTTTGTTGAAGGAAAAGTTCTTAGAAGCATGCATAGCTATGAAAATCAAACCTCAGCCATATCATTTTGTGTATTGTCAAGAATGCCCAATTTATAAAGGGAGTGAGCACATGCCTGAAGAATGCAAGGGGCATTTGGTTAGAAAGTTTATAAAGGAATGTTGGAGGAAATGTGGATGTGATATGCAGTGTGGAAATCGGGTAGTGCAGCGAGGTTTAAGATGTAAACTGCAG GTATTCTTGACTCAGGAAGGAAAGGGCTGGGGCATTAGAACACTAGAAGATTTGCCCAAAGGCTGCTTTGTATGTGAGTACGTCGGAGAAATATTAACCAATGCAGAATTGTATGAAAGGGTATTACACAAAAGCAGCAAGGACAGACATACATATCCTGTAACCCTTGATGCAGATTGGGGCTCAGAAAGGGTGTTAAAGGATGATGAGGCACTGTGCTTAGATGCAACTTATAATGGAAATATTGCAAGGTTTATCAATCATAG ATGCTTTGATGCAAATTTGATAGACATTCCTGTTGAAGTGGAGATTCCTGATCGCCACTATTATCAT ATTGCTCTCTTTACTAATAGGAAAGTGAAAGCATACAAAGAGTTGACATGG GATTATGGTATTGACTTTGATGATCAGGAACATCCTATTAAAGCATTTCAATGCTGCTGTGGAAGTACCTTCTGCCGTGACAAGAAAAAGAAAG gaactggcatgaaagctaaaaaacaaaggtag